A part of Vespertiliibacter pulmonis genomic DNA contains:
- a CDS encoding DNA-3-methyladenine glycosylase I translates to MTRCNWAGDSQIYIDYHDNEWGKPQFDSQVLFEKICLEGQQAGLSWITVLKKREAYRRAFYQFDPVKIAEMGDHDLDQLVQNPELIRHRAKLAAIISNAKAYLKMQANGEEFSQFIWAFVNHQPQINDAPTADTIPASTPTSTLLSKALKKRGFTFVGPTTCYAFMQSMGLVDDHLNHCFCKTKR, encoded by the coding sequence ATGACTCGTTGTAATTGGGCTGGTGATAGCCAAATTTATATAGACTATCACGACAATGAATGGGGTAAGCCTCAATTTGATAGTCAAGTACTGTTTGAAAAGATTTGCCTAGAAGGACAACAAGCAGGGCTTTCATGGATTACTGTGCTCAAAAAACGAGAAGCATATCGCCGTGCATTTTACCAATTTGATCCTGTAAAAATTGCTGAAATGGGTGATCACGATCTTGATCAACTCGTACAAAACCCAGAGCTAATTCGCCACCGTGCTAAATTAGCCGCCATTATTAGCAACGCCAAAGCTTATCTTAAAATGCAAGCTAATGGTGAAGAATTTAGCCAATTTATTTGGGCATTTGTTAATCATCAGCCCCAAATTAACGATGCTCCAACTGCTGATACTATTCCAGCCTCAACGCCCACCTCGACCTTGCTCTCTAAAGCTTTGAAAAAACGAGGATTTACATTTGTTGGTCCAACAACTTGCTATGCCTTTATGCAATCTATGGGGTTAGTTGATGATCACCTCAATCACTGTTTCTGTAAAACAAAACGATAA
- a CDS encoding 4'-phosphopantetheinyl transferase family protein produces MDIPIASHSGQSAIFEIVFAHNDEPIPTEFLQFFPPISPLALRSERLIRKQKSRKMAYFLLHQLAQKYGLDPHLFTQIQRTESGRPYISDQRVDFNISHSGDWVAVIFSFSEKGQKRVGIDIEHPQKTRQYTNLLRYYATAQEISEIEDFSVLPQLATLPDRFYLSWCLREAILKSQGIGIIKLSEVYHQLEKQHITSIHAPKGQLCFHFQLPFYLAYFFEQPLSMLSLPSLFQWKKGKFNPIISSPFIHYQVNQYA; encoded by the coding sequence ATGGATATACCAATAGCCTCCCATTCAGGGCAATCAGCTATCTTTGAGATTGTATTTGCTCATAATGATGAGCCAATCCCCACTGAATTTTTGCAATTTTTTCCGCCAATCTCACCGCTTGCATTACGTTCTGAGCGCTTAATCCGTAAGCAAAAAAGCCGTAAAATGGCTTATTTTCTGCTACATCAGCTCGCTCAAAAATACGGCCTTGATCCCCATCTGTTTACTCAAATACAACGCACAGAAAGTGGTCGCCCTTATATTAGTGATCAACGTGTTGATTTTAATATTAGTCACTCTGGCGATTGGGTTGCCGTAATTTTTTCCTTTTCTGAGAAGGGGCAAAAACGAGTTGGCATTGATATAGAACACCCACAAAAAACTCGGCAATATACCAATTTATTACGTTACTATGCGACCGCACAGGAAATCAGTGAAATTGAAGATTTTTCCGTTCTACCACAACTGGCGACTTTACCAGACCGTTTCTACCTAAGTTGGTGCTTACGAGAAGCCATTTTGAAATCACAAGGGATAGGCATTATTAAGCTATCAGAAGTTTATCATCAATTAGAAAAACAGCACATCACTTCTATCCACGCCCCAAAAGGTCAGCTCTGCTTTCATTTTCAACTGCCTTTTTATTTGGCTTATTTTTTTGAACAACCACTGTCTATGTTATCATTACCTTCCCTTTTTCAATGGAAAAAGGGTAAATTCAATCCTATAATTTCATCACCTTTTATCCATTATCAGGTCAATCAATATGCCTAA
- the psiE gene encoding phosphate-starvation-inducible protein PsiE, with the protein MPKLNLEGQHSKFAKIISETFQWLLNFSLLVAGILLSYALFSEAYSLAELLLGTSEKFQIVEKIVIFFLYFEFLALIVQYFKYNYHFPLRYFLYIGITAMVRLIIVDHSNAVHTLLFALSILIMILALYVVHSNRLRKS; encoded by the coding sequence ATGCCTAAATTAAACCTTGAAGGACAACATTCTAAATTTGCCAAAATAATTTCTGAAACTTTTCAATGGCTCTTAAACTTTTCATTATTAGTCGCAGGCATTCTGTTATCGTACGCTCTCTTTTCGGAAGCCTATTCACTGGCAGAATTATTACTCGGCACGAGTGAAAAATTTCAAATTGTAGAAAAAATAGTGATTTTCTTTCTCTATTTTGAATTTCTTGCCTTGATCGTGCAGTATTTCAAATACAACTACCACTTTCCACTCCGCTATTTTTTATATATCGGTATTACTGCAATGGTTCGGCTCATTATTGTTGATCATTCCAATGCTGTTCATACCCTACTATTCGCTCTTTCAATTTTAATTATGATACTGGCACTTTATGTCGTACATAGTAACAGACTGCGTAAAAGCTAA
- the nudF gene encoding ADP-ribose diphosphatase: MNNIPQFSHQDLEILREETVYQGHFQLKKIAFRHKLFSGEMSGEVVRELLIKGAASAVIAYDPWQDNVVLIEQVRIGAYDPSTSQSPWQLELIAGMIDTDESPEEVAIRESQEEAGITLRHLEHILSIWDSPGGMVERLHLFLGLVDSTKVGGIYGLAEENEDIFVHVVNRTQAYQWVEQGKIDNVIAVIGLQWLQLNYHNYVAISD, from the coding sequence ATGAATAACATTCCCCAATTTTCCCACCAAGACCTCGAAATTCTACGAGAAGAAACCGTTTATCAAGGGCATTTTCAACTTAAAAAAATAGCTTTCCGCCATAAACTTTTTTCAGGTGAAATGAGCGGTGAAGTTGTACGAGAATTATTGATTAAAGGGGCAGCATCTGCCGTTATTGCTTACGATCCATGGCAAGATAATGTTGTGTTAATTGAGCAAGTTCGTATTGGGGCTTATGATCCGAGTACATCTCAATCACCTTGGCAACTCGAACTAATTGCTGGAATGATCGATACGGATGAATCCCCTGAAGAAGTCGCTATTCGAGAAAGCCAAGAGGAAGCAGGTATTACGCTTAGACATTTAGAACATATCTTAAGTATATGGGATAGTCCCGGTGGAATGGTTGAGCGATTACATCTATTTTTAGGATTAGTTGATAGTACCAAAGTTGGTGGAATTTATGGTTTAGCTGAAGAAAATGAAGATATTTTCGTACACGTTGTCAACCGCACACAAGCCTATCAATGGGTAGAGCAAGGTAAAATTGATAATGTCATTGCCGTAATCGGCTTACAATGGCTACAACTTAATTACCACAACTATGTAGCAATTTCTGACTAA
- the lldD gene encoding FMN-dependent L-lactate dehydrogenase LldD — MIISSGNDYRKAARRRVPPFMFHYADGGSYAEQTLARNVSDLANIALRQRVLKDMSELNTEIELFGEKLSMPLALAPVGALGMYARRGEVQAAKAADNKGIPFTLSTVSICPIEEVTPAIKRPMWFQLYVLRDRGFMKNALERAKAAGCSTLVFTVDMPTPGARYRDMHSGMSGPYKEIRRIIQGATHPFWAWDVGIKGKPHTLGNVSKYLGKDVGLDDYIGWLTENFDPSISWKDLEWIREFWDGPMVIKGILDPQDAKDAVSFGADGIIVSNHGGRQLDGVLSSAKALPAIADAVKGDIKILADSGIRNGLDVVRMIALGADACMLGRAYIYALSTSGQAGVENLLDIFNKEMRVAMTLTSNQKISDITRDALVNLAKI, encoded by the coding sequence ATGATTATTTCATCTGGCAATGATTATCGAAAAGCAGCACGCCGCCGAGTTCCCCCTTTTATGTTTCATTATGCCGATGGTGGCTCTTATGCCGAGCAGACGCTGGCCCGTAATGTTAGCGATTTAGCCAATATCGCCCTTAGACAACGTGTTTTAAAAGATATGTCCGAGCTAAATACCGAAATTGAATTATTCGGCGAAAAGCTATCAATGCCATTAGCACTTGCCCCTGTTGGTGCATTAGGAATGTACGCACGCCGTGGTGAAGTACAAGCCGCCAAAGCAGCGGATAATAAAGGTATTCCATTTACATTGTCTACGGTTTCTATCTGCCCGATTGAAGAAGTTACCCCTGCAATCAAACGCCCAATGTGGTTCCAACTTTATGTCTTGCGTGATCGAGGCTTTATGAAAAATGCATTAGAACGAGCCAAAGCAGCAGGCTGTTCTACCTTAGTATTTACCGTTGATATGCCAACTCCCGGGGCTCGCTACCGTGATATGCATTCTGGAATGAGTGGTCCATATAAAGAAATTCGCCGTATTATTCAAGGTGCAACCCACCCATTTTGGGCGTGGGACGTTGGAATTAAAGGTAAACCACATACATTAGGTAATGTATCCAAATACCTTGGTAAAGATGTTGGCTTGGATGACTACATCGGCTGGCTAACTGAAAATTTTGATCCGTCTATTTCGTGGAAAGATTTAGAGTGGATCCGTGAATTTTGGGACGGCCCGATGGTGATTAAAGGTATTCTTGATCCGCAAGATGCTAAAGATGCAGTAAGTTTCGGTGCTGATGGGATCATTGTCTCTAACCACGGCGGCCGCCAATTAGACGGCGTATTATCAAGTGCTAAGGCTTTACCAGCTATTGCTGATGCGGTAAAAGGGGATATTAAAATTCTTGCCGATTCTGGAATACGCAATGGTTTAGATGTCGTACGAATGATTGCCCTTGGTGCCGATGCGTGTATGCTTGGACGAGCTTATATTTATGCGTTAAGTACTTCAGGTCAAGCAGGCGTCGAAAACCTACTTGATATTTTCAACAAAGAAATGCGAGTGGCAATGACATTAACAAGTAACCAGAAAATCAGTGATATTACCCGTGATGCATTGGTTAATTTAGCTAAAATCTAG
- the hfq gene encoding RNA chaperone Hfq → MAKGQSLQDPYLNALRRERIPVSIYLVNGIKLQGQIESFDQFVILLKNTVSQMVYKHAISTIVPARSINHNNTAHQSAPLAATDVIEKAE, encoded by the coding sequence ATGGCAAAAGGTCAATCTTTACAAGATCCATACTTAAATGCACTGCGTCGTGAGCGTATCCCTGTTTCCATTTATTTAGTAAATGGTATTAAATTACAAGGGCAAATTGAATCATTCGATCAGTTCGTTATTTTGCTAAAAAATACCGTAAGCCAAATGGTGTATAAACACGCCATTTCAACAATTGTGCCTGCTCGTTCTATTAACCACAATAATACAGCCCATCAATCTGCACCACTTGCAGCTACAGATGTTATAGAAAAAGCAGAGTAA
- the miaA gene encoding tRNA (adenosine(37)-N6)-dimethylallyltransferase MiaA, with protein sequence MHKPPAIFLMGPTASGKTDLAIKLCQTLPVEVISVDSALIYKGMDIGTAKPNQAELALAPHRLIDIIDPVESYSVANFREDALREMADITAKGKIPLLVGGTMLYYKGLLEGLSPLPSAVPEVRLEIEEKAKKLGWQALHQELEAVDPISAARINPNDSQRINRALEVFYVSGKTMTELTALQGESIPYDIMQFAIAPEDRAVLHQRIEQRFHKMVELGFEQEVKRLVERGDLHPDLPSIRCVGYRQMWEYLAGEISLDEAIFKGICATRQLAKRQITWLRGWTSEIHWLDSLDPEGAYVKMIEKLNQYHPNL encoded by the coding sequence ATGCATAAACCACCTGCGATTTTTTTAATGGGGCCTACTGCCTCGGGTAAAACAGATTTAGCGATAAAACTATGCCAAACGCTACCAGTAGAAGTTATTAGTGTCGATTCTGCCTTGATTTATAAAGGAATGGATATTGGCACAGCAAAACCAAACCAAGCAGAATTAGCGCTTGCTCCTCACCGTTTGATTGATATTATCGATCCTGTGGAAAGCTATTCTGTGGCAAATTTTCGTGAAGATGCTTTGCGAGAAATGGCAGACATTACTGCAAAAGGGAAAATACCCCTGCTAGTCGGTGGCACAATGTTGTATTATAAAGGCTTGTTAGAAGGGCTTTCGCCTTTACCATCAGCGGTGCCTGAAGTACGGTTAGAAATTGAGGAAAAAGCAAAGAAATTGGGTTGGCAGGCATTACATCAAGAGTTGGAAGCTGTTGATCCTATTTCAGCAGCAAGGATTAATCCTAATGATAGCCAGCGGATTAACCGTGCATTAGAAGTTTTTTACGTATCTGGAAAAACAATGACGGAACTGACCGCTTTGCAAGGCGAGAGTATTCCTTATGATATTATGCAGTTTGCGATTGCTCCAGAAGATCGAGCCGTACTACATCAACGGATTGAACAACGTTTTCATAAAATGGTCGAGCTTGGTTTTGAACAAGAAGTTAAGCGGTTAGTTGAGCGTGGAGATTTACACCCTGATTTACCGTCCATTCGTTGTGTGGGCTATCGCCAAATGTGGGAATATTTGGCTGGGGAGATTAGTTTAGATGAAGCTATTTTTAAGGGCATTTGTGCAACTCGCCAGCTTGCTAAACGCCAAATTACTTGGTTAAGAGGTTGGACAAGTGAGATCCACTGGCTAGATAGCTTAGATCCTGAAGGGGCTTATGTAAAAATGATTGAAAAATTGAACCAATATCACCCTAATTTATGA
- the rplS gene encoding 50S ribosomal protein L19: MSNIIKQIEQEQLKQNVPSFRPGDTLEVKVWVVEGSKRRLQAFEGVVIAIRNRGLHSAFTLRKISNGVGVERVFQTHSPVIDSIAVKRKGAVRKAKLYYLRERSGKSARIKERLGD, from the coding sequence ATGAGTAACATCATCAAACAAATCGAACAAGAACAGTTAAAACAGAACGTACCTAGCTTCCGTCCAGGTGATACATTAGAAGTTAAAGTATGGGTAGTAGAAGGTAGTAAAAGACGTTTGCAAGCGTTCGAAGGCGTGGTTATTGCAATTCGTAACCGTGGCTTGCATTCAGCATTTACCTTACGTAAAATCTCTAACGGCGTAGGCGTTGAGCGTGTATTCCAAACTCACTCACCAGTGATTGACAGCATTGCTGTTAAACGTAAAGGTGCGGTACGTAAAGCGAAACTTTACTACTTACGTGAGCGTTCAGGTAAATCTGCACGTATCAAAGAGCGTCTTGGCGACTAA
- the trmD gene encoding tRNA (guanosine(37)-N1)-methyltransferase TrmD gives MWIGIISLFPEMFKAITEYGVTGRAVKQNLLQVECWNPRDFTLDKHKTVDDRPYGGGPGMLMMVQPLRDAIHAAKATACSEGSEVKVIYLSPQGRKLDQTGVQELAENQKMILVCGRYEGIDERLIQAEVDEEWSIGDYVLTGGELPAMTLIDAVARFIPGVLGKQASALEDSFAEGLLDCPHYTRPEMLDGMSVPDVLMSGHHEQIRKWRLEQSLKRTWERRPELLDSLALTDEQRVLLRKIKQQHKIS, from the coding sequence ATGTGGATTGGAATTATCTCGTTGTTTCCCGAAATGTTTAAAGCAATCACTGAATACGGGGTAACAGGCAGAGCCGTTAAACAAAATTTATTACAAGTTGAGTGTTGGAATCCGAGAGATTTCACCCTTGATAAACATAAAACGGTCGATGATCGCCCTTACGGCGGTGGGCCGGGAATGTTAATGATGGTGCAACCGTTGCGAGATGCAATTCACGCAGCTAAAGCAACCGCTTGTAGTGAGGGGAGTGAGGTTAAAGTAATTTATCTTTCGCCACAGGGACGTAAACTTGATCAAACTGGCGTACAAGAGTTGGCTGAAAATCAGAAAATGATTTTAGTCTGCGGTCGGTATGAAGGTATTGATGAGCGCTTAATTCAAGCAGAAGTGGACGAAGAGTGGTCGATTGGGGATTATGTACTTACTGGGGGGGAATTACCCGCAATGACATTAATTGATGCTGTTGCTCGTTTTATTCCAGGAGTGTTAGGCAAACAGGCCTCTGCATTAGAAGATTCTTTTGCTGAAGGACTATTAGATTGTCCACATTATACCCGTCCTGAAATGTTAGATGGAATGTCTGTACCTGACGTGCTGATGTCGGGACACCACGAACAAATTCGGAAATGGCGATTAGAACAATCCCTGAAACGAACGTGGGAACGACGCCCTGAGCTATTGGATAGCCTAGCTCTGACTGACGAACAACGGGTGTTGTTGAGAAAAATTAAACAGCAACACAAAATCAGTTAA
- the rimM gene encoding ribosome maturation factor RimM (Essential for efficient processing of 16S rRNA) — protein MSEQKIEVVGKLGSTYGIRGWLRLYSSTEQSESIFDYQPWFLKIKDQWQQIELESWRYHSNDLLVKLTGVDDREAAQLLANVEIGVDLNCFPELVDGDYYWHDLMGCQVVNLDGYVMGVVTELMETGSNDVLVVRASSKDAFGKQERLIPFLYEQVVKRVDLATKTIEVDWDAGF, from the coding sequence ATGAGCGAACAAAAAATTGAAGTTGTCGGAAAATTGGGTTCAACCTATGGAATCCGTGGCTGGTTGCGTCTTTATTCATCAACAGAACAATCAGAAAGTATTTTTGATTATCAGCCGTGGTTTTTAAAAATTAAAGATCAATGGCAACAAATTGAACTAGAAAGCTGGCGTTATCACAGTAATGATTTACTTGTAAAATTAACTGGCGTTGATGACCGTGAAGCCGCACAACTGTTGGCAAATGTAGAAATCGGTGTCGATTTAAACTGTTTTCCAGAGTTAGTTGATGGGGATTATTATTGGCACGACTTAATGGGTTGCCAAGTAGTAAATCTCGATGGTTATGTAATGGGCGTTGTTACCGAGTTAATGGAAACAGGTTCAAATGATGTGTTAGTGGTACGAGCGAGTAGTAAAGATGCTTTCGGTAAACAGGAACGGCTTATTCCGTTCTTATATGAACAAGTAGTTAAAAGAGTAGATCTCGCCACCAAAACTATTGAGGTGGATTGGGACGCTGGTTTCTAA
- the rpsP gene encoding 30S ribosomal protein S16 produces MVTIRLSRGGAKKRPFYQIVVADSRSPRDGRFIERIGFFNPIAAGQAERLRLDVAKVDEWIAKGASLSDRVATLVKEARKAA; encoded by the coding sequence ATGGTAACCATTCGTTTATCTCGTGGCGGAGCTAAAAAACGCCCATTTTATCAAATCGTGGTTGCGGACAGTCGTTCACCACGTGATGGTCGCTTTATTGAGCGTATCGGTTTCTTCAATCCAATTGCAGCAGGTCAAGCAGAGCGTTTACGCTTAGATGTGGCTAAAGTTGATGAGTGGATTGCTAAAGGTGCTTCACTTTCAGATCGTGTTGCAACATTAGTTAAAGAAGCTCGTAAAGCAGCTTAA
- a CDS encoding FMN-dependent NADH-azoreductase translates to MKNVLVLKSSILGCDSQSNALSDYLVNKLAGNVNIRDLVEQPLPYFTGDAAIATRGQPHTDEQKALLALSDELVVELKNSDVIVINAPMYNFSVPAQLKSYFDFIARSGITFQYSSQGPEGLIKDKKAVVILSTGGLHKETEHDLVKAYVQTFLAFIGITDVDFVYAEGLGMGKQAVILAQESAKAELDRIALAL, encoded by the coding sequence ATGAAAAACGTATTAGTATTAAAATCAAGTATTTTAGGCTGCGATTCGCAATCTAACGCACTAAGCGATTATTTAGTTAACAAGTTAGCTGGAAATGTGAATATTCGTGATTTAGTTGAACAGCCATTACCTTATTTTACAGGTGATGCGGCAATTGCAACTCGAGGCCAACCACACACTGATGAACAGAAGGCTCTATTAGCATTATCTGATGAGTTAGTTGTAGAATTGAAAAATAGTGATGTAATTGTTATTAATGCACCAATGTATAATTTTAGTGTACCGGCACAATTAAAGAGCTATTTTGATTTTATTGCTCGTTCAGGCATTACTTTCCAATATTCATCACAAGGCCCTGAAGGGCTAATCAAAGATAAAAAAGCAGTTGTTATTCTTAGCACAGGCGGGTTACATAAAGAAACTGAACATGATTTAGTTAAAGCCTATGTACAAACCTTTTTAGCTTTTATTGGCATTACTGATGTGGATTTTGTTTATGCAGAAGGATTAGGAATGGGTAAACAAGCGGTCATTTTAGCTCAAGAGTCTGCTAAAGCAGAATTAGATCGTATTGCTTTAGCTCTCTAA
- a CDS encoding MFS transporter codes for MSSATSNMNQLISDEVRQKYRKFQLHSLIGVFIGYMCYYIVRNNFVLSTPYLMEKLELSKTQIGMLTSAMLITYGCSKGFMSVLADKANPRYFMALGLFLCILVNICMGFSTSFYLFVALVILLGVFQGMGVGPSIITVGHWYSRGQRGRASTTWNVSHNLGGGLVAPIVGTSLAYFGNQNWELSTYIVPALIALMGVFLVLYFTKRRPVEEGLPTVEEMYHEETVNTKIKAHLTKKPEDMTALQIFYQFVFKNPNSWFLVGIDIFTYMVRFGMLTWIPLYLLKEKGLTKTDMGAAFMFFEWAAIPSTLVAGWLIDKFFRGRIMYLPMICMAVVFFCVFGYMSSDSIFAIIFFSAIVGCLVYIPQAMVAVQAMEVIPSFALGSAVGLRGFMSYIVGSTLGTTLFGFVVDHFGWNSGFYTIMCGAILCSIFCLLSHLGLKNIERM; via the coding sequence ATGAGTTCAGCTACTTCTAATATGAATCAACTAATCTCTGACGAAGTACGTCAGAAATACCGTAAATTTCAATTGCACTCTCTTATTGGTGTTTTTATTGGCTATATGTGTTATTACATTGTGCGTAATAATTTTGTTCTTTCTACTCCGTATTTGATGGAAAAATTAGAGCTGTCAAAAACTCAAATTGGAATGCTTACTTCTGCTATGCTAATTACTTATGGCTGTAGTAAAGGATTTATGAGCGTACTTGCAGATAAAGCAAACCCTCGTTATTTTATGGCATTGGGGTTATTTCTTTGCATTTTAGTAAATATTTGTATGGGTTTTTCTACCAGTTTTTATCTATTCGTTGCTTTAGTGATTTTACTTGGCGTTTTTCAAGGAATGGGCGTTGGGCCGTCAATTATTACTGTTGGGCATTGGTATTCAAGAGGACAAAGAGGGCGGGCAAGTACGACGTGGAATGTATCTCATAATTTAGGTGGTGGTTTAGTTGCACCAATTGTTGGTACAAGTTTAGCGTATTTCGGTAATCAGAATTGGGAACTTTCAACTTATATTGTTCCTGCATTAATTGCCTTAATGGGCGTATTTTTAGTGTTATATTTTACTAAACGCCGTCCTGTCGAAGAAGGATTACCAACTGTTGAGGAAATGTATCACGAAGAAACAGTTAATACTAAGATAAAAGCTCACTTAACTAAAAAACCAGAAGATATGACAGCTTTGCAAATTTTTTATCAATTTGTATTTAAAAATCCCAATTCGTGGTTTTTAGTGGGCATTGATATTTTCACTTATATGGTTCGCTTTGGAATGTTAACGTGGATTCCGCTTTACCTTTTAAAAGAAAAGGGGCTAACGAAAACGGATATGGGTGCAGCATTTATGTTTTTTGAATGGGCTGCGATTCCATCAACATTAGTTGCTGGCTGGCTAATTGATAAGTTTTTCCGTGGGCGTATTATGTATTTACCAATGATATGTATGGCTGTGGTATTTTTCTGCGTCTTTGGCTATATGAGCTCAGATTCTATTTTTGCTATTATTTTCTTTTCTGCAATTGTTGGTTGTTTAGTTTATATTCCACAGGCAATGGTTGCTGTTCAAGCGATGGAGGTAATTCCAAGTTTTGCTCTTGGATCTGCCGTAGGATTACGTGGTTTTATGAGTTATATTGTGGGCTCTACTTTAGGTACAACGTTATTTGGTTTTGTTGTAGATCATTTTGGCTGGAATAGTGGGTTTTATACTATTATGTGTGGTGCAATACTCTGTTCTATTTTTTGTTTACTTTCTCATCTTGGGTTGAAAAATATTGAGCGTATGTAA
- the rplQ gene encoding 50S ribosomal protein L17, with protein MRHRKSGRQLNRNSSHRQAMFRNMASALISHEIIKTTLPKAKELRRVVEPLITLAKVDSVANRRLAFARTRNIETVAKLFNELGPRFVNRAGGYTRILKCGFRAGDNAPMAYIELVERPDVAVEAAAE; from the coding sequence ATGCGCCATCGTAAGAGTGGACGTCAATTAAACCGTAACAGCAGCCATCGTCAAGCGATGTTCCGTAATATGGCTAGCGCTTTAATTAGTCACGAAATTATTAAAACGACTTTACCTAAAGCGAAAGAGTTACGCCGTGTAGTTGAGCCGTTAATTACTTTAGCAAAAGTTGATAGCGTTGCAAATCGCCGTTTAGCTTTTGCTCGTACACGTAACATTGAAACAGTTGCTAAATTGTTTAATGAATTAGGCCCACGTTTTGTAAATCGTGCGGGTGGTTATACTCGTATTTTAAAATGTGGTTTCCGTGCAGGCGACAACGCTCCAATGGCATACATTGAGTTAGTTGAACGTCCAGATGTTGCAGTAGAAGCAGCAGCGGAATAA
- a CDS encoding DNA-directed RNA polymerase subunit alpha: MQGSVTEFLKPHLVNIEQISSTHAKVTLEPLERGFGHTLGNALRRILLSSMPGCAVTEVEIDGVLHEYSSKEGVQEDILEVLLNLKGLAVKVQNKDDIILTLTKSGIGPVTAADITHDGDVEIVNPNHVICHLTDKNASITMRIRIQRGRGYVPASARVHLQDDDRPIGRLLVDARFSPVDRIAYNVEAARVEQRTDLDKLVIEMETNGTLDPEEAIRRAATILAEQLAAFVDLRDVRQPEVKEEKPEFDPILLRPVDDLELTVRSANCLKAETIHYIGDLVQRTEVELLKTPNLGKKSLTEIKDVLASRGLSLGMRLENWPPASIAED; this comes from the coding sequence ATGCAGGGTTCTGTGACAGAATTTTTAAAGCCACATTTAGTGAATATTGAGCAAATTAGCTCAACTCACGCCAAAGTGACCTTAGAGCCGTTAGAGCGTGGTTTCGGCCATACATTAGGTAACGCACTTCGTCGCATTTTACTTTCGTCTATGCCTGGTTGTGCAGTTACAGAAGTAGAAATTGATGGTGTATTACATGAATACAGCAGCAAAGAAGGCGTACAAGAAGACATTCTTGAAGTATTGTTAAACCTTAAAGGTCTAGCGGTGAAAGTACAAAATAAAGATGATATTATTTTGACGCTCACTAAATCTGGAATTGGCCCTGTAACTGCAGCCGACATTACACATGATGGCGATGTTGAAATTGTAAATCCTAACCATGTTATTTGCCACTTAACGGATAAAAATGCATCTATTACGATGCGTATTCGTATTCAACGTGGTCGTGGTTATGTACCTGCTTCTGCTCGTGTACATTTACAAGATGATGATCGTCCAATTGGTCGCTTATTGGTAGATGCACGTTTTAGCCCAGTAGATCGCATTGCTTATAATGTTGAAGCTGCTCGTGTTGAACAACGTACAGACTTAGATAAGTTGGTTATTGAGATGGAAACCAATGGAACATTAGATCCAGAGGAAGCAATCCGTCGAGCTGCAACGATTTTAGCTGAACAGTTAGCTGCATTCGTTGATTTGCGTGATGTTCGTCAGCCAGAAGTAAAAGAAGAAAAACCGGAATTTGATCCAATTCTTCTACGTCCAGTAGACGATTTAGAGCTGACAGTTCGTTCTGCTAACTGTTTGAAAGCAGAGACAATTCACTATATCGGTGATTTAGTACAACGTACTGAAGTTGAGTTATTAAAAACACCAAATCTTGGTAAGAAATCACTTACAGAGATTAAAGATGTTCTCGCTTCTCGTGGCTTATCACTGGGTATGCGCCTTGAGAATTGGCCTCCAGCAAGTATTGCTGAAGATTAA